The following are from one region of the Roseobacter fucihabitans genome:
- a CDS encoding FecR domain-containing protein, protein MFRLLLAAMAVVAFSFAAAAEGWVLQSTNGNVRISVDGKTWSRAKEGADVASGTWIRTGAGSRAILGRGVERIVYRANTLAAVSVSQPTGQTTQVTHERGAVFLSVATTKRQRTSVVTPHLAAVIKGTVLEVITDEESASVRVDKGVVEVSIDERSVDVTAGREASSDGRSLSVSEATVTSRVPGASNTFGLDLNNVPGATGNGNGNGNRNGNGNGSGNGNGNGNGNGNGNGNGNGNGNGNGNGNGNGNGNGNGNGNGNGNGNGNGGRN, encoded by the coding sequence ATGTTCCGACTCTTATTAGCTGCCATGGCCGTTGTTGCCTTTAGTTTCGCCGCCGCCGCAGAAGGTTGGGTGTTGCAAAGCACCAATGGCAATGTTCGTATTTCAGTCGACGGAAAAACGTGGAGCCGAGCCAAAGAGGGTGCCGACGTCGCAAGTGGAACGTGGATTAGGACAGGAGCGGGCAGTCGAGCGATACTTGGGCGAGGTGTGGAGCGGATCGTCTACCGGGCCAATACACTGGCGGCTGTGTCGGTTTCCCAGCCGACGGGTCAGACCACGCAGGTCACGCACGAAAGAGGGGCGGTTTTTCTATCCGTCGCCACCACGAAGCGGCAACGTACAAGTGTTGTGACACCCCACCTCGCAGCTGTGATCAAAGGGACTGTTCTGGAGGTGATCACCGATGAGGAAAGCGCTTCGGTGCGGGTGGACAAAGGTGTCGTTGAGGTGAGTATTGATGAGCGCAGCGTTGACGTGACCGCCGGACGTGAGGCGTCGTCAGACGGTCGGTCGCTGAGCGTGTCTGAAGCTACGGTCACAAGCCGCGTACCGGGCGCATCAAATACATTCGGTCTAGATCTCAATAACGTTCCGGGGGCTACCGGCAACGGGAATGGTAACGGCAACAGGAATGGCAACGGCAACGGCAGCGGCAATGGCAACGGGAATGGCAACGGCAACGGCAACGGCAATGGCAACGGCAACGGCAACGGCAACGGCAACGGCAACGGGAATGGCAACGGCAACGGGAATGGCAACGGCAACGGCAACGGGAATGGCAACGGCAACGGGAATGGAGGCAGAAACTGA
- a CDS encoding EAL domain-containing protein — protein sequence MVFFADRSGFLLGLNDRLEDFRTTHAERATSGNFVFVAIDATSIQSAGGWPWSRQVHAEILNNLTDANALDVFFDIDFAFSSDLSGDTAFANALDRSGSTYLPVFQQAERAGKAEQITNWPLALFAERSWPALVNVFSDRQGTVRFYPFGETIDGNYIPSAAALLTGTFSVRSGNFPINFSFRPENVPTISAIDVATGQFDPDLIAGRSVIVGASAIELGDLFAVPIHGIIPGPLVHILAAETLAASLVPATLTVEWVLLALLALLLLLQTPLFRKPVVLILAAGFAIIASEATAFILFATNSVVVPTGALYPSLLAFCSWSLLLRLKQNGWVINRQKQEVANTSALLQQVFDDSFDAIAIVDETGAVKMHSDTAANLFGFNEKDQLELPARLKEEALAMMRNGGNRAVHTYETFDSSTPLQIEYSVTPSQTISFEGTKEHTQSIATLAMRDVTKIKEQERKIAYLSSYDELTGALRRSVLLDFMELRAAAGEPFTVCVFNLSRFKTINVVLGRDVGDALLQQVVKRLERARLNISAVARLGGDTFACFTEFATDDTEASAVARSLCERIAEPYALENAKARVGVKLGYFLVSPDIEFDAVSALSHAEEALDAARLAGDAEPRPHDPLLSRTQFRSRQIERAMGQALDQEEFEVWYQPQHGLDDLGLIGSEALLRWKSETLGQVYPDEFIEIAESTGFIKELGEWVLERSMQDTLKLPSDLSVAVNVSGLQMTSDTIVSDVNRLIRDTGFPASRLCLELTETVLFDGTDDLVEKMRDIQFRGVSWALDDFGTGYSSMGYLSKLPIDKLKVDKSFTLCLSTDPAAAPILVAISDLARGLGMTLLCEGVETEDHLNFLKTLHCAEAQGYLFGKPMPYSEFATYVEQEKSDGANRARAGF from the coding sequence GTGGTCTTTTTCGCTGACCGAAGTGGCTTTCTTTTAGGCTTGAATGATCGTCTGGAAGATTTTCGTACTACACACGCTGAGCGTGCAACCTCGGGTAACTTCGTCTTTGTCGCCATTGATGCGACTTCCATCCAATCAGCAGGAGGATGGCCCTGGTCACGTCAAGTGCACGCGGAAATTCTCAACAATCTGACCGATGCCAATGCGCTTGATGTCTTCTTCGACATCGATTTTGCATTTTCATCCGATCTTTCAGGTGATACCGCCTTCGCTAATGCCTTAGATCGATCCGGAAGCACCTATTTGCCTGTGTTCCAACAGGCGGAACGAGCTGGCAAAGCCGAGCAAATAACAAATTGGCCGCTGGCGCTTTTTGCCGAACGAAGTTGGCCTGCGCTGGTCAACGTGTTTAGCGATAGACAGGGCACGGTGCGCTTCTACCCTTTCGGTGAAACCATCGACGGCAACTACATTCCCTCTGCTGCTGCGCTCCTTACGGGGACCTTCTCAGTACGGTCAGGCAACTTTCCCATCAATTTCTCTTTTCGCCCAGAAAACGTGCCTACCATCTCCGCAATTGATGTGGCGACTGGCCAGTTCGATCCAGATTTGATCGCGGGACGCTCGGTCATTGTTGGGGCTTCGGCGATCGAATTGGGTGATCTCTTCGCCGTACCCATTCACGGGATTATTCCCGGGCCGTTGGTTCACATCCTGGCGGCAGAAACGTTAGCCGCCAGTCTAGTGCCAGCAACCCTTACGGTCGAGTGGGTTCTATTGGCCCTGTTGGCGCTTCTACTGCTCCTGCAAACGCCACTATTTCGCAAACCTGTCGTTTTAATTTTAGCCGCGGGCTTTGCGATTATTGCCAGCGAAGCTACGGCTTTCATACTGTTTGCAACCAATTCTGTTGTCGTCCCGACCGGAGCTCTTTATCCTAGCTTGCTCGCCTTCTGCAGCTGGTCTTTGTTACTAAGGCTGAAGCAGAATGGTTGGGTTATCAACCGCCAAAAACAAGAGGTTGCGAACACATCGGCGCTGCTGCAACAAGTGTTCGATGACAGTTTCGACGCCATTGCCATCGTGGATGAAACCGGCGCGGTTAAGATGCATAGCGACACCGCAGCCAATCTCTTTGGTTTCAATGAAAAAGATCAACTTGAGTTGCCAGCACGCTTGAAAGAAGAGGCTTTGGCAATGATGCGCAACGGCGGTAACAGAGCTGTCCACACCTATGAGACTTTCGACAGCAGTACGCCGCTCCAAATAGAATATAGCGTTACGCCATCTCAGACGATCTCATTTGAAGGCACGAAAGAACACACACAGAGTATCGCCACGTTGGCGATGCGCGATGTGACGAAAATCAAAGAGCAGGAACGCAAAATCGCCTATCTGTCGAGTTACGACGAGCTGACAGGTGCCTTGCGGCGCAGCGTGCTGCTGGATTTCATGGAGCTGCGCGCTGCGGCGGGCGAGCCCTTTACAGTGTGCGTCTTTAACTTAAGCCGCTTCAAGACAATCAATGTGGTCCTCGGACGTGATGTCGGAGATGCCTTGCTTCAGCAGGTGGTGAAACGGCTGGAGCGGGCCAGACTGAACATTTCAGCCGTGGCACGATTGGGTGGCGATACATTTGCATGCTTTACCGAATTTGCAACGGATGACACAGAGGCTTCGGCGGTGGCACGCAGTCTATGTGAGCGCATTGCGGAACCCTATGCACTAGAGAACGCCAAGGCGCGTGTAGGGGTTAAGCTCGGTTACTTCTTGGTCTCTCCTGATATTGAGTTTGACGCTGTGAGTGCCTTGTCCCATGCCGAAGAAGCACTCGATGCGGCCCGGCTTGCGGGCGACGCCGAACCCCGCCCCCATGACCCTCTGCTATCGCGCACGCAGTTCCGTTCACGACAGATCGAGCGCGCCATGGGCCAGGCGCTGGATCAGGAAGAGTTTGAGGTTTGGTATCAGCCGCAACACGGTCTCGACGATCTGGGACTGATCGGCTCAGAGGCCCTTTTACGCTGGAAATCGGAAACCCTTGGCCAAGTATATCCCGATGAATTCATCGAGATCGCGGAGTCGACTGGCTTCATCAAAGAACTCGGCGAGTGGGTGTTAGAAAGGTCGATGCAAGACACCCTCAAGTTGCCTAGTGATCTGAGCGTCGCAGTAAATGTGTCTGGTCTTCAGATGACAAGCGACACGATCGTTAGTGACGTCAACAGGCTTATACGCGACACTGGTTTTCCCGCGTCACGTTTATGCTTGGAACTAACCGAAACCGTTCTGTTCGACGGGACAGACGACCTAGTAGAAAAGATGCGCGACATCCAGTTTCGTGGCGTGAGTTGGGCCTTGGACGATTTTGGAACGGGCTACTCCTCAATGGGTTATCTATCCAAACTTCCAATCGACAAACTGAAGGTGGACAAATCCTTTACGCTTTGCTTGAGCACTGACCCAGCGGCCGCACCCATTCTTGTCGCGATAAGCGATCTGGCGCGAGGCTTGGGGATGACGCTCTTGTGTGAGGGCGTCGAAACCGAAGACCATCTGAATTTTCTCAAAACGCTCCATTGCGCTGAAGCCCAAGGTTACCTCTTCGGTAAGCCAATGCCGTATTCTGAGTTCGCAACATATGTGGAACAAGAAAAATCCGACGGTGCAAACAGAGCAAGAGCTGGGTTTTGA
- a CDS encoding DNA gyrase inhibitor YacG yields the protein MTCPLCGKKTDIKTRPFCSKRCADVDLARWFNGSYAVPSTDPEDVEQVLEEALRNPERQEKPH from the coding sequence ATGACTTGCCCGTTATGTGGAAAGAAAACCGACATCAAAACGCGCCCCTTTTGCTCTAAACGCTGCGCGGACGTCGATCTGGCGCGCTGGTTCAACGGCAGCTACGCGGTTCCTTCAACGGACCCCGAGGATGTCGAACAGGTGCTTGAAGAAGCCCTGCGCAACCCTGAGCGGCAAGAAAAACCTCATTGA